A window of the Streptomyces finlayi genome harbors these coding sequences:
- the argF gene encoding ornithine carbamoyltransferase — MATDLAGRHFLKELDFTAEEFRGLVALAAELKAAKKAGTEVRRLSGKNIALIFEKTSTRTRCAFEVAAADQGASTTYLDPSGSQMGHKESVKDTARVLGRMFDGIEYRGDSQQAVEELAAYGGVPVFNGLTDEWHPTQMLADVLTMTEHSAKPLDRMVFAYLGDARFNMGNSYLVTGALLGMDIRIVAPRAYWPAADVVAQARKLAQVSGATVTLTEDIAEGVRGADFVATDVWVSMGEPKEVWAERITALAPYSVTMDVLRATGNDDVRFLHCLPAFHDLGTKVGREIHDAYGLTELEVTDEVFESPFSVVFDEAENRMHTIKAVLVATMAKPGA; from the coding sequence ATGGCCACAGACCTCGCAGGCCGCCACTTCCTCAAGGAGCTGGACTTCACGGCCGAGGAGTTCCGCGGCCTGGTCGCCCTGGCCGCGGAGCTCAAGGCCGCCAAGAAGGCGGGGACCGAGGTGCGGCGGCTGAGCGGCAAGAACATCGCGCTGATCTTCGAGAAGACGTCGACGCGTACGCGGTGCGCGTTCGAGGTCGCCGCGGCGGACCAGGGCGCGTCCACGACGTACCTGGACCCCTCCGGCTCGCAGATGGGCCACAAGGAGTCGGTGAAGGACACGGCCCGCGTGCTGGGCCGGATGTTCGACGGCATCGAGTACCGGGGCGACAGCCAGCAGGCCGTCGAGGAGCTGGCCGCGTACGGTGGCGTCCCGGTCTTCAACGGGCTGACCGACGAGTGGCACCCCACCCAGATGCTCGCCGACGTGCTCACGATGACCGAGCACAGCGCGAAGCCGCTGGACCGGATGGTGTTCGCCTACCTCGGCGACGCCCGCTTCAACATGGGCAACTCCTACCTCGTCACCGGCGCCCTGCTCGGAATGGACATCCGGATCGTCGCGCCCCGGGCCTACTGGCCGGCGGCGGACGTCGTCGCGCAGGCCCGGAAGCTCGCTCAGGTCAGCGGCGCGACGGTCACGCTCACCGAGGACATCGCCGAAGGTGTCCGCGGCGCCGACTTCGTCGCCACGGACGTCTGGGTCTCCATGGGGGAGCCCAAGGAGGTGTGGGCCGAGCGCATCACCGCGCTCGCGCCGTACTCCGTGACCATGGACGTCCTGCGGGCCACGGGCAACGACGACGTCAGGTTCCTGCACTGCCTCCCGGCCTTCCACGACCTCGGCACGAAGGTCGGCCGGGAGATCCACGACGCGTACGGCCTGACGGAGCTTGAAGTGACCGACGAGGTCTTCGAGTCCCCGTTCTCGGTCGTCTTCGACGAGGCGGAGAACCGGATGCACACCATCAAGGCCGTACTCGTGGCCACGATGGCCAAACCCGGCGCCTGA